In one window of Zingiber officinale cultivar Zhangliang chromosome 11A, Zo_v1.1, whole genome shotgun sequence DNA:
- the LOC122031723 gene encoding long chain base biosynthesis protein 2a-like, translating to MVRLTYLTALTTLIGYGIFFAFGLLRDLFRKLFDWSESDDQKGYAPICPAFEDFYTRRIYHRIQDCFGRPIASAPDAWIDVVERYSNDNNKTLHRTTQTTRCLNLGSYNYLGFAAGDEYCTPRVIESLNKYSPTTCSARVDAGTTKLHAELEELIARFVGKPAAVTFGMGYVTNSSIIPALVGEGGLIISDSLNHNSIVNGARASGAAVLVFEHNSPSQLEDLLREQMVKGQPCTGKPWKKIMVILEGIYSMEGEFCKLPEIVATCKKYKAYIYLDEAHSIGAVGKSGRGVCELLGVDPADVDIMMGTFTKSFGSCGGYIAASEEIIQYLKYACPAHLYATSMSPPAVQQVLSAIKVVLAEDGSNRGAKKLAQIRESSNYFRSELKKMGFVVLGDNDSPVMSIMLYNLAKLPAFSRECLRRNVAVVIVAYPATPVLLARARICISASHTREDLIKGLKVISEVGGLVGAKCFPAEPEKIQKLG from the exons ATGGTGAGGCTCACCTACCTGACCGCTCTCACCACCCTCATCGGCTACGGCATCTTCTTCGCCTTCGGCCTCCTCCGTGACCTCTTCCGCAAGCTCTTCGACTGGTCCGAGTCCGACGACCAGAAG GGTTATGCGCCCATATGCCCGGCGTTTGAGGATTTCTACACCCGACGAATCTATCACCGCATCCAG GATTGCTTTGGTCGCCCAATCGCGAGTGCACCAGATGCTTGGATCGATGTGGTTGAGCGTTACTCCAATGACAATAACAAGACTCTGCA CCGAACTACACAAACAACAAGATGCCTCAACCTCGGATCATACAACTACCTTGGTTTTGCTGCAGGAGACGAGTACTGCACGCCTCGTGTGATCGAGTCTCTCAATAAGTATTCGCCTACTACTTGCAGTGCTAGGGTGGATGCTG GAACCACTAAGTTGCATGCTGAACTTGAGGAATTGATAGCACGATTCGTGGGAAAACCAGCGGCCGTTACTTTTGGCATGGGATATGTGACAAACTCTTCCATAATTCCTGCTTTAGTCGGAGAG GGAGGTCTAATCATTAGCGATTCGCTCAACCATAATTCCATCGTCAATGGTGCTCGAGCTTCTGGTGCCGCAGTGCTTGTTTTCGAACACAACA GCCCATCTCAGTTGGAAGATTTGCTGAGAGAGCAGATGGTCAAGGGGCAGCCCTGCACAGGCAAACCATGGAAGAAGATAATGGTCATTCTGGAGGGAATATACAGTATGGAAGGAGAGTTCTGTAAGCTACCTGAGATAGTAGCTACCTGCAAGAAGTACAAG GCATACATATATTTGGACGAGGCCCATAGCATTGGTGCAGTTGGAAAATCTGGCAGAGGTGTATGTGAGCTCCTTGGGGTGGATCCAGCTGATGTCGATATCATGATGGGAACTTTTACCAAGTCATTTGGGTCCTGTGGAGGTTATATTGCAGCATCAGAG GAAATCATTCAGTACCTCAAGTACGCTTGCCCGGCTCATCTCTATGCTACATCCATGTCGCCGCCAGCAGTTCAACAAGTTTTATCTGCAATCAAGGTTGTTCTAGCAGAAGATGGATCAAACAGAG GAGCCAAGAAACTTGCACAAATTCGCGAGAGCAGCAATTACTTTCGGTCGGAGCTTAAGAAGATGGGCTTTGTGGTTCTCGGTGACAATGACTCACCAGTCATGTCTATTATGCTCTACAATTTAGCTAAGCTCCCTGCTTTTTCTCGGGAATGTTTGAGACGGAAT GTTGCGGTTGTGATTGTTGCATACCCTGCAACTCCAGTTTTGCTTGCCAGGGCCAGGATCTGCATATCTGCTTCCCACACCAGGGAAGACCTGATAAAAGGCTTGAAG GTCATCAGCGAAGTTGGTGGCCTTGTAGGGGCCAAGTGCTTCCCTGCCGAACCAGAGAAGATACAGAAGTTGGGTTGA